One stretch of Nocardia mangyaensis DNA includes these proteins:
- a CDS encoding nucleotidyl transferase AbiEii/AbiGii toxin family protein: MFRFLARVFVDPGSPWVLKGGGGLLVRITDGARHSRDADLMRTDVTAEEAIIELRALLDRPTDLDPLSFQVKRSKSNPGGPDAAQLTADVYYGATLLYTFPIDLSIRTTLAAGTDQVVPVSMIDIDGFAELPPFTVMSLADQIGDKVAAMYQLYGARNNTPSTRYHDLVDLHLIIARFPIDAASTAAALQLQQHRRPNLTLPAAVRSPGPQWAAGYPKEARAAKLAARLHTLDEAFAVLAEFLDPLLDGTRTSGIWEPLRQSWSDL; this comes from the coding sequence CTGTTCAGATTCCTCGCCCGGGTCTTCGTCGACCCCGGCAGCCCTTGGGTCCTCAAAGGTGGCGGTGGCCTGTTGGTGCGCATCACCGACGGCGCACGCCATAGTCGCGACGCCGATCTGATGCGCACCGACGTCACCGCCGAGGAAGCGATCATCGAACTTCGGGCTCTCCTGGATCGACCAACCGACCTCGATCCCCTTTCCTTCCAGGTCAAACGCAGCAAATCTAACCCGGGAGGTCCGGACGCTGCACAGCTGACGGCCGATGTGTACTACGGAGCCACACTGCTGTACACATTCCCCATCGACCTGTCGATACGGACTACTCTCGCCGCGGGGACCGATCAAGTCGTACCTGTCTCCATGATCGACATCGACGGTTTCGCTGAGCTCCCGCCGTTCACAGTGATGTCGCTGGCCGACCAGATCGGTGACAAAGTCGCCGCGATGTATCAGCTGTACGGAGCCAGGAACAACACCCCATCGACTCGCTACCACGACCTGGTGGATCTGCACCTGATCATCGCCCGCTTCCCCATCGACGCCGCGAGCACCGCAGCGGCTCTGCAACTTCAACAACATCGGCGGCCTAATCTCACGCTCCCTGCGGCAGTACGAAGCCCTGGCCCCCAGTGGGCTGCGGGCTATCCGAAGGAAGCACGTGCGGCCAAACTCGCGGCGCGCTTGCATACGCTCGATGAGGCCTTCGCCGTGCTGGCGGAGTTCCTCGATCCGCTTCTCGACGGCACCAGAACCTCCGGAATCTGGGAGCCGTTGCGCCAGAGCTGGTCCGACTTGTAG
- a CDS encoding ATP-binding cassette domain-containing protein, whose amino-acid sequence MNTDIAIRTTGLGKSYGDFTAVGSVDLTIAAGTVFALLGPNGAGKTTTVRMLATLVRPDRGTAEIFGYDIARDATAVRSMIGLTGQYASVDETLTASENLRLFGRLLGLTRRAAARRSVELLAEFELSQVTDRPVNQFSGGMRRRLDLAATLITDPPLIFLDEPTTGLDPHTRDKTWGVIRRLVARGATVLLTTQYLEEADALADRIAVIDRGTIVAEGTAAELKSSIGDQVLRLELADPAQSAHAEAIVAALTGEVPEGSSAGNLTVALTDAGTAADIVAACRAAGIALRGFAVDRPDLNAVFLALTGTDRVAA is encoded by the coding sequence GTGAATACCGACATCGCCATCCGCACCACCGGTCTGGGCAAGTCCTACGGCGATTTCACCGCCGTCGGCAGCGTCGACCTGACCATCGCGGCGGGCACCGTGTTCGCCCTGCTCGGCCCCAACGGCGCGGGCAAGACCACCACGGTCCGCATGCTCGCGACTCTGGTCCGTCCCGATCGCGGCACCGCCGAGATCTTCGGCTACGACATCGCGCGCGACGCGACGGCCGTGCGCTCGATGATCGGGCTCACCGGCCAGTACGCCTCGGTCGACGAAACTCTCACCGCCAGTGAGAATTTGCGGCTGTTCGGCCGCCTGCTCGGGCTCACCCGCCGTGCTGCCGCACGCCGCAGCGTCGAATTGCTCGCGGAGTTCGAGCTGTCGCAGGTCACCGACCGGCCGGTGAATCAGTTCTCCGGCGGTATGCGACGTCGTCTCGACCTGGCGGCGACGCTGATCACCGATCCGCCGCTGATCTTCCTCGACGAGCCGACCACCGGTCTCGACCCGCACACCCGCGACAAGACGTGGGGCGTGATCCGACGTCTCGTCGCCCGCGGCGCGACCGTGCTGCTCACCACGCAATACCTCGAAGAGGCCGACGCGCTGGCCGACCGGATCGCCGTCATCGACCGCGGGACGATCGTCGCCGAGGGCACCGCGGCCGAGCTGAAATCCTCCATCGGCGATCAGGTGTTGCGCCTGGAACTCGCCGACCCCGCCCAGTCCGCCCACGCGGAGGCCATCGTCGCCGCACTCACCGGGGAGGTACCTGAAGGGTCGTCGGCGGGCAACCTCACCGTCGCGCTCACCGATGCGGGCACCGCCGCCGATATCGTCGCCGCCTGCCGCGCCGCGGGCATCGCACTGCGCGGTTTCGCTGTCGACCGTCCCGATCTCAACGCCGTGTTCCTCGCTCTGACCGGCACCGACCGCGTCGCCGCCTGA
- a CDS encoding glycosyltransferase codes for MAFTGSRGDAQPGILLARALRERGHDVTLALAPNLVAFAHHHGVPAVPFGRDTADLLHAQRTDRRFTSRDPRARLRALFDLQRRGVPEQIEDLRALAPGHDVVVAGMAGEEAAESVARAVGLPFAAMHFFPIQPNSAVPVAPIRWAGHLPGFVHRGGWSVLARARAAALAPVLPVSTGPNVASVRIQAYDPFLFPGVDEQLPGPFVGFPVDSDGFLISATDSVHSEPPSQTSSLESWLDAGTAPIYVGFGSMDVSDPSAFVAMLREVCARRGRRLLLASGWATIAPGFEDAVAIVGQVDHARVLPRCVAAVHHGGAGTTAAALRAGVPQVICSVQADQPYWGQALQRLGLAATIPAKKLTAERLDALLDQVSRPDVIERAACYAADFATDGVERTADAVEALLGSPIAPELLRSAGRQQ; via the coding sequence TTGGCTTTCACCGGCAGCCGAGGAGACGCCCAGCCCGGCATCCTGCTGGCCCGTGCGCTGCGCGAGCGCGGGCACGACGTGACGTTGGCACTCGCGCCGAACCTCGTCGCCTTCGCTCATCACCACGGTGTTCCCGCGGTGCCGTTCGGCCGCGATACCGCCGATCTCCTGCACGCGCAGCGCACCGACCGACGCTTCACCAGCCGCGATCCACGCGCCCGGCTGCGTGCGCTGTTCGACCTGCAGCGACGTGGAGTGCCCGAGCAGATCGAGGACCTACGTGCCCTGGCACCCGGACACGATGTAGTGGTGGCGGGAATGGCAGGAGAGGAAGCCGCCGAGTCGGTGGCGCGGGCGGTCGGACTGCCGTTCGCGGCCATGCACTTCTTCCCGATCCAGCCGAACAGCGCGGTTCCCGTCGCACCGATTCGCTGGGCCGGCCACCTTCCGGGGTTCGTGCACCGTGGAGGTTGGTCGGTGCTGGCCCGCGCACGAGCCGCGGCCCTGGCGCCGGTCCTGCCGGTCAGCACCGGGCCGAATGTAGCGAGCGTGCGAATCCAGGCGTACGACCCGTTTCTGTTCCCTGGTGTCGACGAGCAGCTGCCAGGGCCGTTCGTCGGGTTTCCGGTCGATTCGGACGGATTCCTCATCAGCGCAACGGATTCCGTTCACTCTGAACCGCCTTCGCAGACATCTTCTCTCGAGTCCTGGCTGGACGCGGGAACTGCCCCGATCTACGTCGGATTCGGCTCCATGGATGTCAGCGACCCTTCCGCATTCGTTGCGATGCTGCGTGAGGTCTGTGCCCGGCGAGGTCGTCGGCTGCTGCTCGCGTCGGGCTGGGCGACGATCGCCCCGGGATTCGAGGATGCCGTCGCGATCGTCGGTCAGGTCGATCACGCCCGCGTGCTACCCCGTTGTGTCGCCGCCGTGCACCACGGGGGTGCGGGCACGACCGCCGCAGCACTGAGAGCCGGTGTGCCGCAGGTGATCTGCTCGGTCCAGGCAGATCAGCCGTATTGGGGTCAGGCGCTACAGCGGCTCGGCCTCGCGGCCACGATTCCCGCGAAGAAGCTCACCGCCGAACGCCTCGACGCACTACTCGATCAGGTCTCGCGTCCCGACGTCATCGAACGTGCCGCGTGCTACGCCGCCGATTTCGCCACCGACGGTGTCGAGCGAACCGCCGATGCCGTCGAGGCACTGCTGGGTTCACCGATCGCCCCTGAACTGCTCCGTTCCGCCGGGAGGCAACAGTGA
- a CDS encoding type IV toxin-antitoxin system AbiEi family antitoxin domain-containing protein translates to MLNGPLLELASLGEEQWGLFTTRQAAVERGVTPLQLKRLTDHGHLIRIQHGVYRVAGAPDSPLDAIRSAWLALEPARTAGDRLGDPVPLGVVSHRSAAVLLQLGDLDADIHQFTVGKPRRSRSSEVTFIVAALTPTEWHRVDGLPVTRPLRTVTDLAAANTDGGHLASVVRDTIMTGDTTSAELAEALRPYAHNYGAHPGDGAEVVRTFIHTAGVPASAVELAQADELDGGREIEFSPEMIAVIRQSVREVLSSSGFDKVLRDAVAASLPPELLSQQLAAMVEPIATAIRPALSLVTSDEAFTSNEVQIALQSLHDAVVSPTRDQERH, encoded by the coding sequence ATGCTCAACGGTCCGCTTCTGGAACTAGCCTCTCTCGGGGAGGAACAGTGGGGCCTGTTCACCACTAGGCAGGCCGCGGTGGAGCGCGGGGTCACACCCCTGCAGCTGAAACGGCTGACCGACCACGGCCACCTGATCCGGATCCAGCACGGTGTGTACCGGGTCGCCGGCGCACCGGACTCCCCGCTCGACGCGATCCGCAGCGCGTGGCTGGCACTCGAACCAGCTCGCACCGCCGGTGATCGCCTCGGTGACCCGGTGCCCCTCGGCGTCGTGTCGCACAGATCTGCCGCCGTGCTGCTGCAACTCGGCGACCTCGACGCCGACATCCACCAATTCACCGTCGGCAAACCGCGGCGCAGCCGTAGCTCCGAGGTCACCTTCATCGTCGCCGCCCTCACCCCGACCGAATGGCACCGCGTCGACGGGCTTCCTGTTACTCGTCCCCTGCGCACGGTCACCGACTTGGCCGCCGCCAACACTGACGGTGGCCACTTGGCGAGTGTCGTGCGCGACACGATCATGACCGGGGACACCACGTCGGCTGAGCTCGCCGAAGCCTTGCGTCCTTACGCCCACAACTACGGAGCTCACCCCGGAGACGGCGCTGAAGTCGTCAGGACCTTCATCCACACTGCGGGAGTGCCCGCCTCAGCGGTAGAACTCGCGCAGGCTGACGAGCTCGACGGCGGTCGCGAGATCGAGTTCTCACCGGAAATGATTGCCGTCATCAGGCAGTCGGTTCGGGAGGTGCTATCCAGCAGCGGTTTCGACAAGGTACTGCGTGACGCCGTGGCCGCCAGCTTGCCTCCCGAGCTCCTCTCGCAGCAACTCGCTGCGATGGTCGAGCCGATCGCTACGGCAATCCGGCCCGCCCTCTCCCTCGTCACCTCGGATGAAGCGTTCACGTCGAATGAAGTGCAGATCGCCCTCCAGAGCCTGCATGATGCCGTAGTCAGCCCAACCCGAGACCAGGAGCGACACTGA
- a CDS encoding transposase, with amino-acid sequence MVNAWRAKHPRFHMHFTPAGSSWLNQVERWFEILTGHLLRRGVHKSAALDKDIVVWIEQRNADPKPFVWPKTAEEILESLAQYLERIAGATHSSCNDPWNPSFGPGELAA; translated from the coding sequence ATGGTCAACGCCTGGCGGGCCAAACATCCACGGTTCCATATGCATTTCACCCCGGCAGGGTCGTCGTGGCTCAATCAGGTCGAGCGCTGGTTCGAGATCCTCACCGGCCATCTCCTGCGCCGTGGGGTTCACAAAAGCGCTGCACTGGACAAAGACATCGTCGTGTGGATCGAGCAGCGGAACGCCGACCCGAAGCCGTTCGTCTGGCCCAAGACCGCGGAGGAGATCCTGGAATCACTCGCACAATATCTTGAACGAATTGCAGGCGCGACACACTCGTCTTGCAACGACCCCTGGAATCCGTCCTTCGGCCCCGGGGAGTTAGCTGCCTGA
- a CDS encoding GDSL-type esterase/lipase family protein, whose translation MAVNNQTFRMVVTPHLGGTQVRVRLTNRFGLTPVTFDTVSVADQVSGASAANITPVLFGGKPSTTLAAGADVLSDPVPFTAASFRPLVVSIHVADPVGPPTKHWNANATSYYSPAGSGDLTGQPDPTGFTATTNAWFYVNALDVLAPAQTRAIVAFGDSITDGFVGTTAAAVPADRAVADTNGRYPDFLQRRLDDARIPVSVVNAGIGSNRLLTSGEPLLLGPSGLSRFERDVLDQAGVSGILVQEGINDLGLPPHADAASMIAGYEQLITTARRHGKKIWIGTLLPASDAVVNGVVLAPRSETDRQQINTWIRSQTLADGIVDFDAALRDPANPAVLQDVYASPDRLHPNPAGYRAMADTIQLSMLEGARSPAC comes from the coding sequence ATGGCCGTGAACAATCAAACCTTCCGTATGGTCGTCACCCCGCATCTGGGCGGAACGCAGGTACGGGTTCGTCTGACGAACCGATTCGGTCTCACACCTGTCACCTTCGACACCGTCAGCGTCGCTGATCAGGTGTCAGGGGCGAGCGCAGCGAACATCACACCGGTTCTGTTCGGCGGCAAGCCTTCGACCACGCTCGCGGCCGGAGCCGATGTCCTCAGCGACCCGGTGCCGTTCACTGCCGCCTCTTTCAGACCGCTGGTGGTCAGTATCCACGTCGCCGACCCGGTCGGTCCGCCGACCAAACACTGGAATGCCAACGCCACCTCCTACTATTCCCCTGCCGGTAGCGGCGACCTGACAGGACAACCCGACCCCACGGGGTTCACCGCCACGACCAACGCCTGGTTTTACGTCAATGCCCTGGATGTGCTCGCACCCGCCCAGACTCGAGCGATCGTCGCTTTCGGCGACTCCATCACCGATGGCTTCGTCGGTACCACCGCGGCCGCTGTCCCCGCCGACCGCGCCGTGGCCGACACGAATGGACGCTACCCGGACTTCCTCCAACGCCGGCTCGACGACGCGCGTATTCCTGTCTCGGTCGTCAACGCCGGAATCGGCAGCAACCGCCTCTTGACCAGCGGTGAACCGCTGCTTCTCGGTCCCAGTGGCCTTTCCCGGTTCGAACGCGACGTACTCGACCAGGCCGGAGTCAGCGGGATCCTTGTCCAAGAGGGCATCAACGACCTCGGCCTGCCCCCACACGCCGACGCGGCATCGATGATCGCGGGATATGAGCAACTGATCACCACGGCGCGCCGGCACGGCAAGAAGATCTGGATCGGCACCTTGCTTCCAGCCTCCGACGCTGTTGTCAACGGTGTCGTGTTGGCCCCCCGCAGCGAGACCGACCGTCAGCAGATCAACACCTGGATACGTAGCCAAACCCTCGCCGACGGCATCGTCGACTTCGACGCCGCCCTCCGTGACCCCGCCAATCCCGCTGTCCTTCAGGACGTCTATGCCAGTCCGGACCGCCTACACCCCAACCCCGCCGGCTATCGGGCAATGGCGGATACGATCCAGCTGTCCATGCTGGAGGGGGCTCGTTCCCCCGCCTGTTGA
- a CDS encoding GMC oxidoreductase → MPAFSRRSLLGGVAAAGALALGARSVGSAAPAAAQPGTVPLTREEHRVVVIGSGFGGGVSALRLAQAGVPVTVLERGLRWPTGPNAETFPRASSPDKRLLWYRSSPNLFGRPMIFEPYTGLVEAVPGVNMTALCAAGVGGGSLVYQGMSLQPTREVFDTHFPAELDWALMDRVHYPRVAAMLKLAEAPDELVASENYRAARVFAERVQRAGMPLSKIPMPIDWDFALAELRGEMKPSYTNGDGAMGVNNGGKHSVDVTYIAAAEATGRVTVETLHEVTDVERGTDGRWIVHVLRLDTTGAVVENKILSAGTLIMAAGSLNTTRLLVRAGAKGLIPDLPDGLGQGWGTNADRIYVWTDPSAEFGAPQGGPVVYGSKNWGDPRSAHTVIQASIPPLSLDPRSTMMVGFGVSDGRGTFAYDSGRDDAILHWPSAGDSDIQNNHIGPAVRRIAGPEGILLDTNALFPSTWHPLGGASMGAVCDLDGRVHDQPGLYVLDGALMPGNTAACNPSMTIAAVAERALDNIVARDIGTLI, encoded by the coding sequence ATGCCCGCATTCTCGCGCCGCTCCCTGCTGGGCGGTGTTGCCGCTGCTGGTGCCTTAGCTCTGGGCGCACGTTCGGTCGGTTCGGCTGCCCCGGCCGCCGCGCAGCCCGGCACCGTCCCGCTGACGCGGGAAGAGCACAGGGTCGTGGTCATCGGCTCGGGATTCGGTGGCGGCGTCAGTGCCCTGCGACTGGCGCAGGCGGGGGTGCCGGTGACGGTGCTCGAACGCGGACTGCGCTGGCCCACCGGCCCCAACGCCGAAACCTTCCCCCGGGCCTCATCTCCGGACAAGCGACTACTCTGGTATCGCTCCAGCCCGAACCTGTTCGGTCGCCCCATGATCTTCGAGCCCTATACCGGCCTGGTCGAAGCCGTGCCGGGAGTGAATATGACCGCCCTGTGCGCGGCGGGCGTCGGCGGTGGCTCCCTGGTCTACCAGGGGATGTCACTGCAGCCCACCAGGGAAGTCTTCGACACCCACTTCCCGGCCGAACTCGACTGGGCGCTGATGGACCGGGTGCACTATCCGCGGGTGGCCGCGATGCTGAAACTGGCCGAGGCTCCCGACGAGCTGGTCGCGAGCGAGAACTACCGCGCAGCAAGAGTTTTCGCCGAACGTGTACAGCGGGCCGGTATGCCACTGTCGAAGATCCCCATGCCCATCGACTGGGATTTCGCGCTCGCCGAACTGCGCGGGGAGATGAAACCGTCCTACACCAACGGTGACGGTGCGATGGGCGTGAACAACGGCGGCAAGCATTCGGTCGACGTCACCTACATCGCGGCCGCCGAGGCCACCGGTCGGGTGACCGTCGAGACCCTGCACGAGGTGACCGATGTCGAACGCGGCACCGACGGCCGGTGGATCGTGCACGTGCTGCGCCTGGACACCACCGGTGCGGTGGTCGAGAACAAGATCCTCTCCGCGGGCACCCTGATCATGGCCGCGGGCAGCCTCAACACGACTCGACTGCTGGTCCGTGCGGGCGCCAAGGGGTTGATCCCCGATCTGCCCGACGGCCTCGGCCAGGGCTGGGGGACCAATGCCGACCGGATCTACGTCTGGACCGATCCGTCGGCCGAATTCGGTGCGCCCCAAGGCGGTCCGGTGGTCTACGGCAGCAAGAACTGGGGCGATCCGCGTTCCGCGCATACCGTCATCCAGGCGTCGATCCCGCCGCTGTCGCTGGACCCGCGCAGCACCATGATGGTCGGCTTCGGAGTCAGCGACGGCCGCGGCACCTTCGCCTACGACTCGGGTCGCGACGACGCGATCCTGCACTGGCCCTCCGCCGGCGACAGCGACATCCAGAACAATCACATCGGCCCCGCAGTGCGCCGCATCGCCGGACCCGAGGGCATTCTCCTCGATACCAACGCGCTGTTCCCGTCCACCTGGCACCCCTTGGGTGGGGCGAGCATGGGCGCGGTGTGCGACCTCGACGGCCGTGTGCACGACCAACCCGGACTCTATGTCCTCGACGGTGCGCTGATGCCCGGTAACACTGCGGCCTGCAACCCGTCGATGACCATCGCCGCGGTCGCTGAACGGGCATTGGACAATATCGTCGCCCGCGATATCGGCACCCTCATCTGA
- a CDS encoding ABC transporter permease yields MTATIAESTVEHPTPPTIDRRPRITHVSLRASLFQSLMMAWRGLLTFRHSPQLLYDALLLPIVGPLLFGSIFGTAIAGSMQAYLPILIPGVLVQIVLTSSVATGVQLSEDIRSGVFDRFVAMPIARSAPVAGALLAGATRYVIAATTVVIVGFAMGYRPDHPAGLLAGAVLVVLATTAISWLFAFIGVTVSRPAAVQGMSMLVLTFLSFASNALVPESAMPTWLRYVSDYNPVSYLVSAVRRLAEDGVIGTDALWSVVASLVIAAVFAPLTVRTLRAR; encoded by the coding sequence ATGACTGCCACCATCGCCGAGAGCACCGTCGAGCACCCCACACCGCCGACGATCGACCGCCGTCCCCGCATCACCCACGTGAGCCTGCGGGCCTCGCTGTTCCAGTCGCTGATGATGGCGTGGCGAGGTCTGCTCACTTTCCGGCACAGCCCGCAGTTGCTCTACGACGCGCTGCTGCTGCCCATCGTCGGGCCGCTGCTGTTCGGCAGCATCTTCGGTACCGCCATCGCGGGCAGCATGCAGGCGTACCTGCCGATCCTGATTCCCGGCGTACTGGTGCAGATCGTGCTGACGTCGTCGGTGGCCACCGGAGTGCAACTGTCCGAAGACATTCGATCCGGCGTCTTCGATCGGTTCGTCGCCATGCCGATCGCCCGGTCCGCACCGGTCGCCGGCGCGCTGCTGGCCGGCGCGACCAGGTATGTCATCGCCGCGACCACGGTGGTGATCGTGGGATTCGCGATGGGCTACCGGCCCGATCATCCGGCCGGGCTCCTCGCCGGTGCGGTGCTCGTCGTCCTGGCGACCACCGCGATCAGCTGGTTGTTCGCGTTCATCGGCGTCACCGTGTCCAGACCCGCCGCCGTGCAGGGCATGTCGATGCTGGTGCTCACCTTCCTGAGTTTCGCATCCAACGCTTTGGTGCCCGAGTCGGCCATGCCGACCTGGCTGCGTTATGTCTCCGACTACAACCCGGTGTCCTACCTGGTGTCCGCGGTGCGCAGGCTCGCCGAAGACGGCGTGATCGGCACCGACGCCCTGTGGTCGGTGGTGGCCTCACTCGTGATCGCCGCCGTCTTCGCACCCCTGACCGTCCGCACCCTGCGTGCTCGCTGA
- a CDS encoding condensation domain-containing protein, translated as MRCYPTIPPFCRFGVHSSRGEPVMEYTHLSEFEIRSGVLSIWTPVLATDAWRLDDRPLTSVHADYCASVDPADPLPGRGRWIGTVFEMDAPLDGPTWRETLRRWHSRHEGLRTTVRIVSADEPRRLVATPAAVGIAEQSVAGLTDGARINEFLRGALEERLSPLVWPHCLAATIEHADTGDFTVLVAADHSVMDAYSQAILILELRTLYYEVMAGELARESVTFGSAADFAVLERAKAAELGPDSAAVATWREFLADGAMPRFAPHAQRPAPADLPQPSVSRRLLDLSELEQLETVLDQVRHRMSVAVFAALAVANQQRFGANRMRTAMPIATRPDLRWMESMGWFVNVVPVDIALPTGADITEAMDLARAALRRSRTANDASWSRVFDLLDVIETPRFGISFLDIRVLPGYELVADLRGRTLRAESYSPDEVFLWVVRAADGLYVSTRYPAGLPAEVMDEFLTVFGQVLSSITAEVHPGPAADLLVPAALALADAATGRAETPEPADA; from the coding sequence GTGCGGTGTTATCCTACAATCCCGCCTTTTTGCCGCTTCGGCGTGCATTCGTCACGAGGTGAACCGGTCATGGAGTACACCCACCTGTCCGAATTCGAAATCCGTTCAGGCGTCTTGTCGATATGGACGCCCGTACTCGCCACCGACGCATGGCGGCTCGACGATCGTCCGCTGACCAGCGTGCACGCCGACTACTGCGCGAGCGTCGATCCCGCCGATCCGCTGCCCGGTCGCGGCCGCTGGATCGGCACCGTCTTCGAGATGGATGCCCCACTCGACGGCCCCACCTGGCGCGAGACGCTACGGCGCTGGCACTCCAGGCACGAGGGCCTGCGCACCACGGTGCGCATCGTGTCCGCGGACGAACCGCGCAGACTCGTCGCGACACCCGCCGCCGTGGGGATCGCCGAGCAATCAGTCGCCGGACTCACCGACGGCGCCCGGATCAACGAATTCCTCCGCGGCGCCCTCGAAGAGCGTCTGTCGCCACTGGTGTGGCCGCATTGCCTCGCGGCCACGATCGAGCACGCCGACACCGGCGATTTCACGGTGCTCGTCGCCGCTGATCACTCCGTGATGGACGCCTATTCCCAAGCCATCCTGATCCTCGAACTGCGCACGCTCTACTACGAGGTCATGGCCGGCGAGCTGGCGCGTGAGTCGGTCACTTTCGGCAGCGCGGCCGACTTCGCCGTCCTGGAACGAGCGAAGGCGGCCGAACTGGGTCCGGATTCCGCCGCGGTCGCGACGTGGCGCGAGTTCCTCGCCGACGGCGCGATGCCGCGCTTCGCCCCGCATGCCCAGCGGCCCGCTCCCGCGGACCTGCCCCAGCCCAGCGTGTCGCGGCGGCTGCTCGATCTCAGCGAACTCGAGCAGCTCGAAACGGTCCTCGACCAGGTGCGCCACCGGATGTCGGTAGCGGTGTTCGCCGCGTTGGCCGTGGCCAATCAGCAGCGGTTCGGCGCGAACCGGATGCGCACCGCGATGCCGATCGCGACCCGCCCTGACCTGCGCTGGATGGAATCCATGGGCTGGTTCGTCAATGTGGTGCCAGTCGATATCGCCTTGCCGACCGGCGCCGACATCACCGAAGCCATGGATCTCGCACGCGCCGCGCTGCGCCGTTCGCGCACCGCCAACGACGCCTCCTGGTCGCGTGTATTTGACCTGCTCGACGTTATCGAAACGCCGCGCTTCGGCATTTCCTTCCTCGATATCCGGGTCCTGCCCGGCTACGAGTTGGTCGCCGACCTGCGTGGACGAACCTTGCGCGCGGAGTCGTACTCGCCCGACGAGGTGTTCCTGTGGGTCGTACGGGCAGCCGACGGACTCTATGTGTCGACCCGGTATCCTGCCGGGCTCCCCGCCGAAGTGATGGACGAATTCCTGACCGTGTTCGGGCAGGTACTGTCGTCGATCACCGCCGAGGTACATCCGGGTCCAGCTGCTGACCTGCTGGTGCCCGCCGCGCTCGCGCTCGCCGACGCAGCGACCGGACGCGCGGAAACACCAGAGCCGGCCGACGCATGA